The Polypterus senegalus isolate Bchr_013 chromosome 7, ASM1683550v1, whole genome shotgun sequence genome segment ccctggatgtgcatcccacaaatctccatcaactgcaagatgctatcctatcaatatgggccaacatttctaaagaatgctttcagcaccttgttgaatcaatgccacgtagaattaaggcagttctgaaggcgaaatggggtcaaacaccgtattagtatggtgttcctaataatcctttaggtgagtgcatATGGATTATGTcaaattttgtgattatattggGCACATTATATACTGAAGGGTGTTATGTTGCaaactttcttctctttcttaatTGACACTTAAATGTCTGCATGTGTACGTATATACAGATGTGTTGTGCTATGTACTGTACTTTACTTCTTTTGAGCTGCTACAACATTTCCTATTGACATTTGCCTTATCTTTTCTCTATAGTTTTTCCCTGTAGAAAGGTACTGGAAAAATACAGTGTGCTGCTGAAAATAAACATGTTGATAGCCATAAATTACCTAGGgaacatatttaaacatataagCATCATGCTGTTTAGAATGTTTTAAGTAGAGTAGCAATATAAGTTTAACAGaaaccaaataaaatgcattgcaaaaaTGTATCTCATGAAACTCCAGTTTTATGTccaaaaacaaatctgtaaaagggctccttttatgttgttgttgtgtttttttaatatgtttttgtatGTGTGGCTTGTACACATGTTGTGTATGGGAGACAACAATGACAATCAGTGTAATGTTGAAGGCATGGTTTGCCTTTTCTAATCATTGAAATAAGATACTGTattgccaaataaataaaaaaaatattaattaattaattgtccTAACCTTTATTTCCAGAGTTACCAACATTATTGCAAATGGCGTTTAATGATATCACATCCAGAGCTGTAAGGCAATATGATGAGTGGCTTAAGGATGCTGGTGAGTTAGTGTACTACTACTGTGAACTAAGTAGATCACTTTTGATCATATAGATTAATGGTTTTTCAAATTCAAATGTATTCAGAATTGTGGTGTATGGAATTTTTTTAAGTAACTGCCATCATttagaaagaaataataaatatatgatGTATCATCTATCCCTATTTTCTTTCTGGGATTTTTCAACACTGCCTTCTAGCAATGCTTGACAAAGGCTGATATGTCTGTATTTCATTTAGTATGGTTTCCCTAAAACTACCTGAAAactgagaagaaaataaaattttcagtAGATGTGCCATACTAATAAGATTTATTTAAAGTCAATTCGAATTCATAATCGTTATACACGATAGATACTCAGAAGGTAAATACAGGTAAACTGGTCGGGAATTGCAATCTTTTTTTCCACCTGAAAAATCtgaaactgcaaaaaatgaaagaagcacaggtgtttacttttctctttcttattATGACTGTGTGTTTTGGGGGTTTTCAAAGGTATACTTagtattttagaaatattttcaatAGAAATAGTTATTAAGAAGTAACATAGGGGTGATAACACTATGTTGAGTTTGACCCCCTGTATataggaaaagaaaaatgcacaccaTATATTATTCAGAGCATAATGAAGTAAGCaatgtttaagattttttttttttttgctttttgtttttttgtctttattttaaataacacaacTATTAAGCtattttctgaatgttttgtCGGATATTAAGGTGATGATGATATTTACTTGTAGCCAAAAATAAATGTCATGTTTATTTTAGCCATAGGCTAATATATCTGTAAACTCTGAACTTGTGGGCatttttaaggtttatttttgcataattatttgagttatattttgagatattttcatttctttatagaTCCTAGGACAGAGAACTGGCTGCTTATGTCCTCTCCTCTTCCTCAAACACTTATCATTGGCACCTACATTTACTTTGTAACTTCATTGGGTCCAAAACTTATGGAAAATCGAAAACCATTTGATCTTCGCCGAGTCATGATTTTCTACAATTTCAGCATAGTTATCTTCTCAGTCTATATGTCATATGAAGTAAGTGTTCTTGCATTTCCATAGTATATCatggtttttaagaaatgaaagaatctCCTCATTGATATTTCTgtaattttaaagtatttgtgAGTATTCATTTCTGTAAACTTTAACTGTAATCAGAAAACCATAAACTACAATATAAATACTACTGACTTTTTCAGAGATACAGATcaattaaatttacttttgtatagtaCTCTTCACAGAGTAAAGGCTCACATTGCTTGCACattcaatatttacagtattttacataaataaatatatacagtatatatattatcaaGGGTAACatagttttatatgtaatttCCAGTAACATTTAGTATTACTGTGGGTAGTAATTCCTCCATTTGGattcttctttttaattctgATAACCATCTATAAGAACAATATTATCTGTACTGACAAATAATTGCTTTTTAGTATTTATTGCATTGCCTATTAAAGAGTAAAAATACTTCCGCCAATAAGAGTTTGTGGAatgggacctggacacagacagacggacaacagttTAGCACCCATCACACtcatttaatatatacaatatttacaaagtcacttgtgcacacccagtgcctccagcaccgatcccccaaagtccaggcctcacagtcaccaaatgcctttctggccgcctccagtcctctctccagctccatccttcttccacccgacttccgctcttgaatgtagggaggtggccccttttatcacaccccgaatgggctccagcattcctccgcggacacgccccaatgtggcggaagtgctggctgcacacccggaagccctccgggtgtccccattcttcttccccccagcacttcctggtgtggcggaagtactgggctccagggttcttcaggcgccgcctggcggtggtcacgggcccctacaggggtgGGCTTCTGGGCCCCCTacctgaggccaccaacaaaaccagggcgatcgccccctcatggtcgggaggaggcaccagccctcctccggtcccctcgggcgtcccggctaggCTACACCCCAAGCCGCCTGTGACAAGTTGTACACAATAAACAATGCAAGTTAGATTTCATTTATACTAGAGATGTATTGCTTGATTTGTGACAAATCTGTGATGAACATTCACCtttgaatatttaccttatttgAGCGTTTGACTTCAGAGGGAATTGTAGTCATTATTAGTGTAATTTTATTATGCTGGAGATTGTGTGCCGAGTTGAAGTGAATTATTTTAGTTGAGTATACATGCTTACAAAGCCATatcaggaaaaaacaaaagaagtgagATTTAAGGGCTTTTTCGACTGAGAAATTCATCAGCAACTTATTCACTGTTGCCAAAGGAGTATGCACTGCAGTATTTCAGAAAAGTCATCTGTCACAATATCTAGGAGTTCATTTTATACAAGCCAATTTTGCAGATGTTTTGTGTCCCAAGGTATTGTTGTAATGTTTCAATTTTGGATGATAGCTATATATAGTATGTAATCTGTTCCTAAATATCTAAGGCTTAACATTACACCACTGAAATTTCATGGTACATTAAATGTGAtctgtttgtttatatttaactGTAATGTTTGGCTGTGTTTGCATTTTTAACTTAAGTACCAACTTTTTTTTTCGATCAttatgaaaatcaaaagtgatcgAAGATGAGGACATTTTAAGAATTTGGGAAATGgcaaagaaaatgacaatgattAGTTTGATAGAAGGGTTTATATGAGAAAAAGGAATTAAAGGGTTTAATAAAGCCCAAGTTGTATAAAtacattatcactggaatatttgATACTatttcagtataaaaataaacttctaAATGACAAATGTACTAAAATCAATTTTTAGTGTTCAGTGTTTTAACAGGATAGAAGCACTATACTGGTTTTATGAATGGTTAGAAAAGTACACATTTTCTAATTGCTTCTTAAATTAATAGTTCCTCATGTCAGGCTGGGCAACAGGGTATTCCTACCGCTGTGACATTGTGGATTATTCAAGGTCACCACAGGGTCTCAGGGTAAGtcattttaatattgtgtatACCTTGTTTTCAGTCAGCACTTATGATGTTAATTATTTCTTTAGATAATTTGGGAAATCTACTTGTTCCTATtatgtatactttatattttttcaccACTAGGCATAGCTACATGAAAATTCAATTTAGGCACAAATGTCAGTCTTATTTATAACAGATCTAGTTAAGATATTCTCAATGTGTGCATCTTATTTTAAAGCTAGAATGTTGCTGCAGCACATTAATCAATTTAATTACTGCAAAATTGTTTCATCTCATTCATTTCTAATATATGTGGTGTTTGAAAGTGCAAACTGCATTCCAGTTTGACTTTTTGTGGTGGACTGAAGAAATGGATATGAAAGGTGATTACATCTTCCAGTTAAATTTTTTAAGTTTACTACTCGGGCACTGTGTAAAAGAATGACACTGCAAAATTATACCATGTGATGGTTTGTGAATTTAAACATCTAAATTAGCATAAACACACATTATCATTTCAGGTTGGTTGTTTGATAATTAaattatagatatatttatatctagaaaagaatgaaaactttTATCAGCAGCTTTGCATTTTAATTCTGCTCTTTTCCATGCTTGTTTTTCTATTATCTTGGGTATCTTCAACTATTATTTCAAACATGTCCTGTATGTGTAGCAATTAGTAACTTACTTTTCTTGTATAACTTGATGAACCTCTTAATGGTGGTGGTCTTCTTCGTCCAACTCCAACACTATAACTGCTAAAGTTTTTCCATCTTTTcacatttattacagttttcCATTATCACAAAGTACGTTATTTAGGTCTACATTAATATTTACCTTCTTAGTAAAACTATTCTGTATATTTTCTTTGCACTAATAGAAATATGGTATATAAAAATTTGCCAtaactaaattattatttaataatgctACCTCCAGCtccatctcctgctttctggtcaaagCCACCGTCTctaaaccatataacatagctggtctcactactatcctgtagaccttccctttcactcttgctgatacccgtctatcacaaatcactcctgacactcttttccacctattccaccctgcctgcactctctttttcacctctcttccacaatccccattactctgtactgctgatcccaagtatttaaactcatacaccctcatcaactctactccttgtatccacaccattccactgacttccctctcatttacacacatgtattctgtcttgttcctactgaccttcactgctgtcctctttagagcatatctccacctctccagggcctcctcaacctgctccctactatcgctacagatcacagtgtcatcagcaaacatcatagaacACAGGGACTCAtgcctaatctcgtctgtcaacctggtACAAAAGAATATCcttctataataaaaaaaaatcaaacaaccaTAAATTTGTCACTGCCAAAGAATGTCCTGTGGTCATCTATGACTTTAAAGACCTACTGTACATGTAGCTGCTTTGAAACATATTGCACAAGAAGTTTAAAAGCAACCAACTTTTGGAAGAAAACCCCCACCAAATAAAACTGTGTagattttgtatcattttgaacTTTCAGGTGACATACAATGCaagttttagcattttttaaataattcctaATTACCATTTTGCCTCATAAAATATAATTCATTTGGTATCACttacatattaatttattaatcctCCAAGCTCCTCCTCAGACTACAGATTCAGACCCATAATCTTGCAATGTGGTATTACCATCTACTGAATCATGCAGAATtgaattttcttcactatttGGAAAAATAATCAAGAGTACATCCTTTTGCTATACAATTAATGaacaaatatgcaaataaaaaaaaaaacaagcaaatgttttacttctttCTGAGAATCATCTTTAAGTGTATAGATTTACAGtggtgttaaaaaatatttaccgTAGTCCTAATTTCCTCTGTGATCAATTTTTGTGGCAGAACATGTTCAGCTGTTCATTGGCACATGATGAAAAATTAATTCCCTCCTTGTTAAGTCAACCTAATTAAAAAGATAATTAAGTCAGCCGATGTAATCAAACCTGGCTGTGCTCAATCCATACTCAATACAAATCTTTTGTATTTTGAACTTGACTATCAGAGTCCAGTTGCCAGCATAAAGATTAAGCAATCATGCAATGCCATAATCAAAGGAAATTAGTGAAAACAGCAGAAAACTACTATGACAGCTATAAACTCGAAAGAGTAGTGAATCCTCCCGGAAGTGCCCAGGCTGGTAAAATTACTCCAGGGTTTCAGTATTTCTTTGTCTAGAAAGTCACAAAGGAATCCTAAAATATCCTAAGAATTATAAGATGGTCTTGCCTCAGAAAAGTTCCTGATCAGAAAGACATTGGGTAAAAATGGGATCCATTTAGATTAGGGAGGCAGAAACAACTGGTAACCAAGAACATAAATTCTTGTTACTAATTTGCTGGAAGACACCTGGATGATCCCTAAGCATTTTTCGAGAATGTGTGATAAAAGTGGGTGTTTTTGAAGAACATGGGTCCCATTATAtccaatgtaaaataaatacaacattCCTTAATAAGAACATCATATCCAGCACACAAACATGTGGGTGGTAGTGTGATTGTACAGTAAAGCTCTGCTGCCTCAGGACCTTGTACAACCTGCCATATACAAATAAAgaatgaattctgctctgtatcaGGAAACTCTTAAGGCCAATCCAGTGTTTGTGAGATGAAGCATAGCTCAAAcatgcaacaagacaatgataCAAAAGCATATCCATATAAGAGTATCTGAAAAGAATCCAAATTGTCAAAGTCTACAAATCTTGATATATATTTTACtgcataaaatgaatgacaaaatagacagtatttttctttttaaactgtaatgtacataaaaaatttaatttgctgTTTAGGGATAATGAAGTTCAGCTTAGTGACGACTATGACCTTATTTACAAACAAATACCCTTATGAgtcttttaattatttagtgGAAAAGACTGTAAACTGTTGAACATTAATGcgaaaattacaataaaacactGGCTTACAGTGCAGTATATACAAATAACTGCTGTTATtaagtatattaaaatattttaggcTGTATATTTTGTAAGAGTTTTTTTGTAGTAGTTTATTATATAATTAATGCTTAAAGGGGGCCTGTTTACATGTTTTGACAATGCGTTTATTTTTGATACTGTTGACCACAATGACctccttaaaggataagtttgttgtttttctagttgaatttatttcttcattaacaTGGTATACAAAGTATATACATTTGCCAGACAAAATTATGTTCTTAAGTTAAGCActttgaataaattaaaaaatatatatatatatatcttgcctGCACTGTCGCTTTACATTGGAGGATATGGGGCACAGAAAGAAATCTTAAAAACTTATGACatatgtccatttttcaaaaccAGTTGTCAACTATTGATCTGTGCCTTGtgattacatatactgtacatacatacatacatctaaaatagtaatttttttttttgtttaaacatttataaactatcaccaatattatgagattccaccattttaaaagaagacggCCATGAACAATATCTTAGCATTTAGTCTTCCTTGCAAAAACCTTTTATCcctatattgttgtttttgttttgattaaccTCCTTAGTTATGTGAGAACTTGCATAGAACTCGAAAACTCAAATAGAAAACCTATCTTTACCAAGAGAAATATgcaggaatatgcaataaaatgataaataaataaaataaaaaggtcccTTTTTGTTGTCATAAACATGTATCAGAAACAAAGAAGTCATTGATTATTACTAGACaattgtcttggcttgaaaaatggacatgtttggtacatttttaagcttttcctctgtgCTCTCATCCCTGTGAACTGGCAGCGCAGCACAACCTTGGCTAATTAGATGGATAGAGctatatttgtccccagggggaaatttggccttttaaaaaagttcactaaatatataaatgctttttatatacagttttttttgtttgtttgttttttttcccaatgttAGTTGTAATGTTTATTGTTAGGTTAGATGATCTAGAAGATCTGCTATTAGACTGTCAGTTCTTCACAATGGATAGTGTGGCTCCTCACAGTTTTATAGAAAAAGTTTTTCCccctatttatatttatttatttattacagatgGCATGGACGTGTTGGCTGTATTATTTTTCAAAGTTTATTGAGTTGCTAGACACGGTAAGTATTATGTTGAAGAATCATACATTGTAAGAATGGCCATGacgaaacaaaaaatattatgttgtctaacagttaaatattaaaatactgttAGGTTGTAATTAAATTTCAGTGGATTTTGTTCATAGTATCCAAGCAAGGGCAGAGAAATGTGTGGTAAATGTTAAATGCCAACAGATCTGATAacactgaaattaaattattatactTTGATATCCTTTTCTAGCATTAACCGATTGTAGCAATTTCTATAAATATTAATAAGTAATTTTTTCCTTTATCCACTTTAGTAGTACAAAAGGTTACATACAGTAATTGGAAACATTTGTTAATTCTGATTGTCAACCACAGTATCATGTGTATAAAGTTAAACTATAACATGCTGTAGTTTATGTAGATGGGGTATTTTCCACACACACAgttgtgagtatatacagtatatgtatgtttttgagtgtttctatatatatagtttgtgacTGACTCACACATCAACAAAAATGCTTAAAACTTGAAATTTTGCAGAATGGCATACCCAGTGCAATAAGTATCCATTAATTAAGAACATTTCAACATATCAATATTTAGGAGTGAAAGAAAACACAACAATAGACAAAAGTAAATACCTCAAAATGTCAAGAATGCCTTGACAAATTTGATTGAAGTTTAGAAAGGtggtagaaaaaacaaaattagctgacttttttttttttaatttgttgatatttttcattaataatgcGCTACCAAGCTGGACATTCTAACGCACCACATCCACCATTTCAGTACAGCATTGACAGCGACCTCACAGATAAACAGGGCCTGATTGCTTCTGCAGatggccttcatttgcataaactaagtttgatgaagctcaaagaagacaCATTTAGCTTGTGCTTGCAAGGCACTGTGAGCATAGTTAATTTTGTGCAATTTATCCAGTAAGAACGGTATTTAACGTATACTACCCATTCAACCTTCGTTTTATCTGCAACTTTGTGCAAATACTGAAGTGAGGACTATAATTACCATTAGCCAGTGCACTGCTCCAAATGATTTCATCAGTtctcacaaagtttaaataagaaTAAAGCCAACATTTGTTGTCCACCTGCTTTTCATCATTACGTTTGCAATACCAATGCACAATCAGTATTAAGAATTTTTTGAAGGTATAaaaacataggaaataaaaaggaaaaacaacataACTAATTAAACAATAGAGCCAGGTGCTATTTTTCCAGATGTGATAGGAGAAAAAGGTAGTGTTTTTGAGAtgttaaaagtaattagtaacttttttgGTAGATATTTATTCAAATCATGTACTGAGGCAGTACTAATTTAAGGCTTTGATgctaaaggagagttgagatttttagcagttttcagCTTTGAATGAATCAGCTTAAATCACCATTGTAACATAACTGAATACTGCTTTAATTTGGAGTTTTGTTGCAATCTCTTTCACACCAACATCAACAAGTACTGTAAAGCATGGTTAAAAGTAAGCAGCTcaattgaactaataatattagccatgggtaaaaaaaaaataatattgtatacagaaaagtacttggtTACATAATACTTTTGATAAATCTGATTAACCAGTAGAGCTATAATTGGGGCCCATTGGCTTAGATAAATTCCTGGGTGAAGCCAGTTAACAcagctaataataaaataaaagaaagtaacgCGGGTAATGCAGCTTGTactcactgtctctctctctctctgtgtatgtgcatgtatatattcgatgtacagtgcatccagaaaatattcacagagcatcactttttccacattttgttatgttacagccttattccaaaatggattaaattcatgtttttcctcagaattctacacacaacaccccataatgacaacgtgaaaaaagtttacttgagatttttgtaaatgtattaaaaataaaaaacactgagaaatcacatgtacataagtattcacagcctttgccgtgaagctcaaaattgagctaaGGTGCATCTTgattcctctgatcatccttgagatgtttctgcagcttaattggagtccacctgttgaaatgtggaaaaagtgatgtgctgtgaatactttccggatgcactgtatgtattgtatatactgtatgtacaatgtgatatttcaaaGAGTTATGTTGATCAGTATTaacctttttttatatttgcaggTATTTTTTGTGCTtaggaaaaaaaacagtcaaattaGCTTTCTTCATGTTTACCATCATTCTATTATGCCCTATACATGGTGGTTTGGAGTCAGATTTGCTCCAGGTAggcttaatttttattattattaagttcagATCTTAATGTATTCTGTGGAATCTGTAAATCTAGCTTTTAAGGATAAGATATACTAATAGATATGTTTATCTTAATTCCTGTAGGTGGTTTAGGAACATTCCATGCTCTTGTTAATTGCGTGGTACACGTTATTATGTATACATACTATGGAGTGTCTGCTATGGGACCCACATACCAGAAGTACCTGtggtggaaaaaatatttaaccaCCATTCAACTTGTGAGTATGGTGATAATGTTTGTTATAAAAAGAGAAATCTGCAAGTTTGATAGAAACCATCTAgcttgaaaaaacaaataattaaatcatgaaaaataaattgtgtttttataaataatcAACACCTGTCAATTTATTCAACATAACAAAAATACTGAACGCTATAAATACTAAATGAATTTTCTAAAATGGTAAGTGCACTGAATACTTTAATAGACTTTAACTCAGTAAGCACTGCCTCATAGTATTCATCTAATCTTTTTGGCAATGACAGCCTTTAAACGTGAAACTGCCGTTTTATCATGATGTTTTAAAGGCACAGTTTGATGAAAGTTCTGGTAAATTGTGTGTTTAATGAAATCAAAATTAATCTTCATCAGTACAGTggaacccgaagtaatttcccccataggattgtatgtaaatacaattaatccgttccagaccatacgaactgtatgtaaatatattttttaaagatttttaagcacaaaaatagttaaatacaccatagaatgcacagcgtaatagtaaactaaatgtaaaaacattgaataatactgagaaaaccttgaacaaacattgcaagaatttgcgctattgccttacgaaccgctcgctgtaaacacttttctttaatgagttttaagcacagggaaaaacatgaacatttgaaaaatccgtaatttgaaaaaacaaccaagaaaagtaaaatagcgacaatgcacgctacgaaccgatcgctgtaaacagaagtgaagtggaggttaaaatccaatagaaaaaagtcttcattaaatacaacggtcgaatcagtctctttaaaaacaagcccggtgcattctttaactgctttctcggccttatgcggccagccctctctctcgcttgctcgctcatgCACTTTCTCTTGCTTGCTGTCTTCCTCTCTagctcactctctcactctctctctctctctctctctctctctctctctctctctctctctctctctctctctctctctcgctcgctcgctcgctgcacagggaatgcacagggagagactgaacacgtgcggaaatcatcggtgcgtataaaccggaagggaaactggcttgttcgtcacctgagtgtgcagtcgtgaacagatgcaaaagtttggcgaactttttggtcataacctgatttgtacatGGTCGAGACGtttgtgacctgaggttccaatTGTTCTGAACTGGAATAGAGGGATGGAAATGGAAGAATGAATATTCATTTGAACATTATTACTTGTgtaatgtaagatttttttttctctctttacagGTCCAATTTGTTACAGTCACAATTCACATTGGTCAGTTTTTCTTCATGAAAGATTGTCCGTATCAGTATCCAGTGTTTTTGTACATTATTTGCTTATATGGATGCAGCTTTTTAGTACTTTTCCTCAACTTCTGGTATCATGCTTATACCAAAGGTAACAGGCTAccaaaaacacttaaaaatggaGTAAATGCAAGAAAAGAACAGTAACGGTTCTGAACAGAAGTTGCCTATCTCTGTGCAAGTGACAATCTCAAGCATGATTTAATGATGTGGAGAAAgcatatattgttttaaatttatacatTTCTCCTGAAGTATTTACTAGATGCATTCATACACATTATTCTTgtgtattcattttacttttttactgtgtACTATTAAGTTTCAACATTTGGAACCATCTAAAACCATTTTTGAAATGTCTTCTCCATTCTCTTCAGTAAGGTTTTGTAGTAttgtttgaaattatttatttagtgaaaTGTGAATTAGGATTATTTCATGACATACTAAAGTGTATTCTCAGTTCACATTTTTCTAGATTTAGTTATTTTCTTTGCATAGATCATGTTTCCTTTATAAAAGAATTGCAACATGCAGTTACTCtctgaatatgcaatttaatttttgaaagcggtgaatttatttatttgccatgTGTTGAATGTTTCGGCTTTAATGACACTTTCTTTGTAACAAGCATGCACTTCTCTTTTATAGTGGTATAATCCTTCCACATCCGTGAGGTATACCTATgccatatataaaatacaatgtgtatatgtatgtatgtgtgtgtgtgtatatatgtatatgcgtgggtatatgtgtatatatatatatttatgtaattgGTATAAAAcagatgcacatactgtatgtacatgttattttaaatttgaatatcAACTGATGTAGGCAGTATAATGTGGTCTTAACCATTATAGATATGATATGCTacctaaaattattttgaatttgttattttaattcaaaCTTTCAACATGATTTTCTAACAATTGTTATGACTTTCAGAAACAGAAAAAGCAAATGGTTTAACATTTACATAAGTCTG includes the following:
- the elovl7a gene encoding elongation of very long chain fatty acids protein 7a isoform X1, producing MPSLLFEGLKRTGATFAVTRITELPTLLQMAFNDITSRAVRQYDEWLKDADPRTENWLLMSSPLPQTLIIGTYIYFVTSLGPKLMENRKPFDLRRVMIFYNFSIVIFSVYMSYEFLMSGWATGYSYRCDIVDYSRSPQGLRMAWTCWLYYFSKFIELLDTVFFVLRKKNSQISFLHVYHHSIMPYTWWFGVRFAPGGLGTFHALVNCVVHVIMYTYYGVSAMGPTYQKYLWWKKYLTTIQLVQFVTVTIHIGQFFFMKDCPYQYPVFLYIICLYGCSFLVLFLNFWYHAYTKGNRLPKTLKNGVNARKEQ
- the elovl7a gene encoding elongation of very long chain fatty acids protein 7a isoform X2, with the protein product MAFNDITSRAVRQYDEWLKDADPRTENWLLMSSPLPQTLIIGTYIYFVTSLGPKLMENRKPFDLRRVMIFYNFSIVIFSVYMSYEFLMSGWATGYSYRCDIVDYSRSPQGLRMAWTCWLYYFSKFIELLDTVFFVLRKKNSQISFLHVYHHSIMPYTWWFGVRFAPGGLGTFHALVNCVVHVIMYTYYGVSAMGPTYQKYLWWKKYLTTIQLVQFVTVTIHIGQFFFMKDCPYQYPVFLYIICLYGCSFLVLFLNFWYHAYTKGNRLPKTLKNGVNARKEQ